From a region of the Kwoniella mangroviensis CBS 8507 chromosome 1 map unlocalized Ctg01, whole genome shotgun sequence genome:
- a CDS encoding mitochondrial 54S ribosomal protein bL19m, protein MSRPSASRLFAQAANGLRQSTDQIASSSKRFASTSSASEPASSSYPFNPTALLLPSTVPPTSIPQSLLTPRKGWSIINHLNATAPKSQYHNLFSRRHPDRLKTGSVITVLQYTDATKKTVSPFSGVLMGIKKRGGVDTSFKLRNIVNKIGVEMSFKLNSPLIKEIKVVREAQGRSGQIKDLRRSKVNYLRERQGLMAGIASALKASKK, encoded by the exons ATGAGCCGACCTTCCGCATCCCGTCTGTTCGCCCAGGCTGCCAATGGTCTACGACAATCCACTGATCAGATAGCGTCCAGCTCGAAACGATTCGCTTCGACTTCTTCCGCTTCCGAACCTGCTTCATCGT CATACCCTTTCAATCCTACCGCACTACTCCTTCCATCAACCGTTCCCCCAACCTCCATCCCCCAATCTCTCCTAACTCCTCGTAAAGGCTGGTCAATAATCAACCACCTCAATGCCACAGCTCCCAAATCACAGTATCACAACCTATTCTCAAGGAGACATCCAGATCGATTAAAGACAGGTTCAGTGATCACCGTATTACAATATACAGACGCTACAAAGAAGACCGTATCTCCCTTTTCGGGTGTGTTGATGGGAATCAAAAAGAGAGGTGGGGTAGATACGAGTTTCAAGTTGAGGAATATAGTAAACAAGATTGGAGTCGAGATGTCCTTCAAGTTGAATTCACCACTTATAAAAGAGATTAAGGTTGTTCGAGAAGCTCAAGGTAGATCCGGTCAAATTAAGGATTTGAGGAGATCGAAAGTGAATTATCTGAGAGAGAGACAGGGTTTGATGGCTGGTATTGCGAGTGCTCTGAAGGCTTCCAAGAAGTAG